One Phaseolus vulgaris cultivar G19833 chromosome 2, P. vulgaris v2.0, whole genome shotgun sequence DNA window includes the following coding sequences:
- the LOC137811564 gene encoding lipoxygenase 6, chloroplastic — MLPLRPLNSYFSLRPSPPLLALNHLRNIHFRPSARGSVQVQASVGGGDQSQTMTTTPLDSKERREKKGPVEPGSGVDEGIQVRAVVTIKKKMKEKIGEKLGDQWEYLVNGVGQGIQIQLISHDIDPVTNSGKSVESYVRGWIPKPSNVSYIVEYAGEFSVPSDFGCPGAVLITNLHGKEFYLVEIIVHGFSGGPIFFPANTWIHSRNDNPESRIIFNNQAYLPSQTPAGIKDLRREDLLSVRGNQHGTRKQHERIYDYDTYNDLGNPDKDEELARPVLGGHERPYPRRCRTGRPPTLSDPLSESRIEKPHPVYVPRDETFEEIKQDTFSAGRLKALFHNLLPSIAATLSSSDIPFKCFSDIDKLYIEGVLLRDEESKGVVENLLVGKVMKQVLSAGESLLKYEIPAVIKGDKFSWLRDNEFARQALAGVNPVNIELLKEFPIRSNLDPALYGPPESALTKEILEQELSGMSLEQAIEEKRLFILDYHDMLLPFIKKMNSLPGRKAYASRTILFYTKAGILRPVAIELSLPKTHSSPQNKRVYTQGHDATTYWTWKLAKAHVCSNDAGVHQLVNHWLRTHACMEPYIIATHRQLSSMHPIYKLLHPHLRYTLEINALARQNLINGGGIIEASFSPGKYAMELSSAAYKNLWRFDMESLPADLIRRGMAVEDPSMPCGVKLVIEDYPYAADGLLIWSAIKEWVESYVGHFYSDSNSVTSDVELQAWWSEIKLKGHCDKKNEPWWPKLDSQEDLSGILTTIIWVASGQHAAINFGQYPFGGYVPNRPTLVRKLIPQENDPEFDKFIQNPQLVFLSSLPTQLQATKVMAVQDTLSTHSPDEEYLGELNPLHNHWIHDHEILQLFKKFSARLEEIEEIINARNKDTRLRNRSGAGVPPYELLLRSSGPGVTGRGIPNSISI; from the exons ATGTTGCCGCTCAGGCCTCTCAACTCATACTTCTCCCTCCGCCCGTCTCCGCCGCTCCTCGCCCTCAACCACCTCCGGAACATTCACTTCCGGCCCTCCGCGCGCGGGAGCGTACAGGTCCAGGCCAGTGTTGGCGGTGGAGATCAGAGCCAGACCATGACTACGACTCCGTTGGACAGTAAAGAGAGGAGGGAGAAGAAGGGGCCGGTGGAACCTGGTTCCGGCGTTGACGAAGGGATACAAGTGAGAGCAGTGGTGACaataaagaagaagatgaaggagaagatCGGTGAAAAGCTTGGGGATCAGTGGGAGTACTTGGTCAACGGCGTTGGTCAAGGGATCCAGATTCAGCTCATTAGCCACGACATCGACCCTG TTACTAATTCTGGGAAAAGCGTGGAAAGCTACGTGAGAGGGTGGATACCGAAGCCGTCGAACGTTTCTTACATTGTGGAGTACGCTGGTGAGTTCAGCGTGCCAAGTGACTTTGGATGCCCGGGTGCAGTTCTCATCACTAATCTTCACGGGAAAGAGTTCTACCTAGTGGAGATCATCGTTCATGGCTTCAGTGGAGGACCCATTTTCTTCCCAGCTAACACCTGGATTCATTCCCGAAACGACAACCCTGAAAGCAGAATCATATTCAACAACCAA GCATACTTACCGTCACAAACACCAGCTGGTATCAAAGATCTTCGACGTGAGGACTTGCTAAGCGTAAGGGGTAACCAGCATGGGACAAGAAAGCAACATGAAAGAATCTATGATTATGATACGTACAATGACTTGGGCAACCCTGATAAGGACGAGGAGCTTGCGAGGCCTGTCCTTGGGGGTCACGAGAGGCCTTATCCTCGTCGTTGTAGAACTGGCAGACCTCCCACTCTCTCTG ATCCATTGTCCGAGAGTAGAATTGAGAAGCCTCATCCGGTTTATGTTCCCCGGGATGAAACTTTTGAGGAGATCAAGCAGGACACTTTCTCCGCTGGAAGGTTGAAAGCTCTGTTCCACAATCTACTGCCCTCCATTGCAGCCACACTGTCGAGTTCAGACATTCCTTTCAAGTGCTTCTCCGACATTGACAAGCTTTATATCGAGGGTGTTCTACTGAGAGATGAAGAGAGCAAAGGGGTAGTGGAAAATCTCCTAGTTGGCAAGGTGATGAAACAGGTCCTGAGTGCTGGAGAGAGTTTGTTGAAATATGAAATTCCGGCTGTTATAAAAG GGGATAAATTTTCTTGGTTGCGGGACAATGAATTTGCAAGACAGGCCTTAGCAGGGGTCAATCCAGTGAATATTGAGCTGTTAAAG GAATTCCCCATCCGCAGCAATCTGGATCCTGCTCTCTATGGGCCTCCTGAATCTGCACTAACGAAGGAAATTCTAGAGCAAGAACTTAGTGGAATGAGCTTGGAACAG GCTATAGAGGAGAAGAGACTGTTTATCCTTGATTACCATGACATGCTCTTGCCCTTCATCAAGAAGATGAACTCTTTACCTGGGAGGAAAGCTTATGCCTCTCGGACAATTCTCTTCTATACAAAGGCTGGCATTCTTCGTCCTGTAGCAATTGAGCTTTCACTTCCTAAAACGCACTCTTCCCCACAAAACAAAAGAGTTTACACCCAAGGCCATGATGCCACAACATACTGGACTTGGAAGTTGGCAAAGGCTCATGTCTGCTCAAATGATGCTGGCGTCCACCAACTAGTAAATCATTG GTTGAGGACTCATGCATGCATGGAGCCGTATATTATTGCTACTCATCGACAGCTAAGCTCAATGCATCCAATTTACAAGCTCTTACACCCTCATTTGCGCTACACATTAGAAATTAATGCGCTTGCTCGGCAAAATCTGATAAATGGAGGCGGTATTATTGAAGCATCTTTCAGTCCGGGAAAGTATGCCATGGAACTTAGTTCAGCAGCTTACAAGAACCTGTGGCGATTTGATATGGAGTCACTGCCAGCAGATCTTATTCGGAG gggAATGGCAGTAGAAGACCCTTCAATGCCCTGTGGTGTAAAACTGGTGATTGAAGACTACCCTTATGCTGCAGATGGACTCTTGATCTGGTCTGCCATAAAAGAATGGGTAGAATCTTATGTTGGACACTTCTACTCCGATTCAAATTCAGTGACATCTGATGTTGAACTCCAAGCATGGTGGAGTGAAATCAAGTTAAAGGGTCACTGTGACAAAAAAAATGAACCCTGGTGGCCAAAACTGGATTCCCAAGAGGACCTATCTGGTATACTTACCACAATCATATGGGTGGCTTCAGGCCAACACGCTGCCATTAATTTTGGACAATACCCCTTTGGAGGATACGTTCCTAACCGCCCTACCCTTGTGAGAAAATTGATCCCCCAGGAGAATGATCCTGAATTTGACAAGTTCATCCAAAATCCTCAACTTGTTTTCCTATCATCACTGCCTACTCAGCTTCAAGCTACCAAAGTAATGGCTGTTCAGGACACACTTTCAACTCATTCCCCTGATGAGGAGTATTTGGGTGAGCTTAACCCTCTGCATAATCACTGGATCCATGACCATGAAATCCTCCAATTGTTTAAGAAATTCTCTGCTAGACTGGAGGAAATTGAGGAAATAATAAATGCAAGAAACAAGGACACCCGTTTGAGAAACAGGAGTGGTGCAGGTGTCCCTCCCTATGAACTCTTGCTTCGCTCCTCAGGACCCGGAGTAACAGGTCGTGGAATTCCCAACAGCATATCTATATGA
- the LOC137811565 gene encoding uncharacterized protein: MTNLQIQTEEAGHSQTPLLISIQHQQQADQNGDTNANTNNNDNKKNDDDGDGDGDGENDYEEDESEVEESLARLEWFLTVLGFNQHSVFSLVLSWTVFAAVGVAAPLVALSMCKCAECDRYEIQTFEMVIVGFQATLAAVSLLCLSHNLRKYGLRRFLFVDRYSGKMHCFHRDYVAQISGSMRLLFLWVLPCFLLKTAREIIRIFYVQHGSWWLSFAILSALIISWTYMSTISLSACILFHLVCSLQVIHFDDYGKLLQRESDVIVFMEEHIRLRYHLSKISHRFRIYLLLEFLVVTASQVVTLLQVTGYGEMLTFINGGDFAVSTLVQVVGIIICLHAATRISHRAQGIVSHASRWHAMLTCTSSDAPQLRSSASAGSLEAANHLNAIHVDYSESDLESMDYAGMFSNTQWASYVSSHHKRQAFVMYLQTNPGGITIFGWTVDRSLVNTIFFLELSLVTFVLGQTLI, from the exons ATGACTAATCTGCAAATACAAACAGAAGAAGCCGGTCATAGTCAAACCCCGCTTCTAATTTCAATTCAACATCAACAACAAGCAGACCAAAATGGGGATACTAATGCTAATAccaataataatgataataagaaGAACGACGATGATGGTGATGGTGATGGTGACGGAGAGAATGACTATGAGGAGGACGAGAGTGAAGTGGAGGAGAGCTTGGCGCGGTTGGAGTGGTTTCTGACCGTGTTAGGGTTCAACCAGCACTCGGTGTTCAGTTTGGTGCTTTCGTGGACCGTGTTCGCGGCGGTTGGAGTGGCGGCGCCACTTGTGGCGCTGTCCATGTGCAAGTGCGCGGAGTGCGATAGGTATGAGATTCAGACCTTTGAGATGGTGATCGTGGGGTTTCAGGCGACTCTCGCCGCCGTGTCCTTGCTCTGTCTCTCCCACAACCTCCGCAAGTACGGTCTCCGCAGGTTCCTCTTCGTTGACCGCTACTCTGGAAAGATGCATTGCTTTCACCGTGACTACGTCGCTCAGATTTCG GGATCTATGCGCTTGCTTTTTCTGTGGGTTTTGCCATGTTTCCTTCTGAAGACCGCCCGAGAAATCATTCGCATTTTCTATGTTCAACATGGGTCCTGGTGGCTTTCATTCGCTATTCTATCAGCTTTGATTATATCCTGGACTTATATGAGTACAATTTCTCTGTCCGCCTGCATTTTATTTCACTTGGTCTGCAGTTTGCAAGTGATCCATTTTGATGATTATGGGAAGCTCTTGCAAAGGGAAAGTGATGTTATAGTTTTTATGGAAGAGCACATTCGGTTGCGTTATCATCTCTCCAAGATAAGTCATAGGTTCAGAATCTATCTGCTTCTGGAGTTCTTGGTTGTCACGGCTAGCCAAGTTGTGACGCTTTTGCAGGTCACTGGATATGGTGAAATGCTTACCTTCATTAATGGTGGAGATTTTGCT gtATCCACACTTGTTCAGGTGGTGGGCATCATTATTTGTTTGCATGCTGCAACAAGAATTTCTCATAGAGCTCAAGGCATTGTTTCCCATGCAAGCAGGTGGCATGCAATGCTAACATGCACATCTTCTGATGCACCACAATTGAGGAGCTCTGCTAGTGCAGGGAGCTTGGAGGCTGCAAACCATTTAAATGCCATACATGTAGACTATTCTGAAAGTGATCTGGAGTCAATGGATTATGCTGGAATGTTTTCGAATACCCAATGGGCTTCTTACGTGTCTTCACATCACAAGAGACAAGCTTTTG TGATGTATTTGCAGACAAATCCAGGAGGAATAACAATATTTGGATGGACAGTGGATCGATCTCTAGTCAACACAATATTTTTCCTTGAATTAAGTCTGGTTACCTTTGTTCTCGGTCAGACGCTAATCTAA